The following proteins come from a genomic window of Primulina tabacum isolate GXHZ01 unplaced genomic scaffold, ASM2559414v2 Contig507, whole genome shotgun sequence:
- the LOC142534426 gene encoding uncharacterized protein LOC142534426 — MNFLIWNVRGLRSSESQQRLHAHVKDKRVKILAILEPMIDLDVRFMTRRFGFSRVISNSSGHIWVFFAEDVMVECLFDHTQFLHFRVSATFLPTTVFCSFVYAKCDYIERRQLWNSLLQVKPAQGPWLVGGDFNVVRNSSECLGSSVPVFASGPSSFRFQSMWLRHHGFLQTVRLNWNLPCHLNGMPRLFVKLKRLKSHLKWWNKSVFGDLFAKLAEAEQAVRIAEADCEAAPSDLHWTSLSNCNADLARVTAMEADFWRQKAACRWLEDGERNTKLFHNMVKKKRVANKIFRIWDNGSCITSPELIQQSGAAFFQNLLTGDPFVLSCPDFSDFPLVISDLENANIAAPPSLEEDVFDAVLDFFRGSPLPQGFTATTITLIPKVMGAQAWSDFRPISLCNVTNKIISKLLYSRLKEVAERLVSWNQSGFVPGRLISMVHSLDSLDPLGVSGRATLCPHFFSFWGQSTFRVVLIVFIVSILRFGCDLLLSHLAYADDVIIFANGGTREMNSLMDFLHHYENCSGQLVNAVKSVIILPPRCSGRTRSRLLRITGFGEGCFPIKYLRVPLFRGNRVCSLFDPLVQMVSKKLEGWELKTLSPGSRMTLLRSVLLSVPIYMFQVVQPPLAVMERLENVFNGFLWGSRSLDKKWHWARWSRACLPVSEGGLGFRRLKDIVDSFSIKLWFRFRQGSSLWAKFMMRKYCQLVHPAYVSSAGFISPTWRRLLKIRARAESGIRWRIGVGDVAFWDDIWCGDVPLSSQVLLRGDRGVRVSHFLSDGAWDFDLLCSVVPPSVAETITLIPIASGEPDSAIWVHSSDGVFSLKSAWELVRLRDQVSDIFTPCWGSWLRPTMSFFLWRFWHQWLPVDDVLQRRGFELASKCQCCEMPETFTHIFIDSPLARSVWHYFGAVFHVRIPLTSDFRLFLSAWKRHPGWTPRGHVKEFLPFIVLWFLWTARNDAKHRHLHISAETVKSQILSYLRLAHAASTVKPMHWRGVLQAARAMGIFVQLRRARKLTIVRWLRPPFGCFKLNVDGSSRGSPGDSTVGGVVRDSSGHVVVSFSELIGVGTNTLAHDVCILVCSEWVSALFLLVLSFGTFMVPGGRLLLVLLGRRISYCRGVCWMSWWIHGVLSKGSSASYDMFVRLLLHGIEISALLIQMLDIFCSGGIAIYILLCDRHYWTLQDDSSGMRAFAWTLRSSRHYHFVFLSMRFIALLLFY; from the exons atgaattttctcatatggaATGTCAGGGGGCTCCGGAGCTCGGAGTCTCAACAAAGGCTACATGCCCACGTTAAAGATAAGAGAGTCAAGATCTTGGCTATTTTGGAAcccatgattgatctggatGTTCGTTTTATGACTCGTCGTTTTGGTTTTTCTCGAGTTATATCGAACTCCTCGGGTCATATCTGGGTTTTCTTTGCGGAGGATGTCATGGTTGAGTGTCTTTTTGATCACACTCAATTCCTTCACTTCCGGGTTTCTGCTACTTTTTTGCCGACCACTGTCTTTTGTTCCTTTGTTTATGCTAAGTGTGACTACATTGAGCGCAGACAGCTTTGGAATTCTTTGCTTCAGGTTAAGCCTGCTCAGGGTCCTTGGCTTGTTGGTGGCGACTTTAATGTAGTCAGGAATTCGTCGGAGTGTTTGGGTTCTTCTG TCCCGGTCTTTGCTAGTGGGCCGAGTTCTTTTCGCTTTCAGAGCATGTGGCTcaggcaccatggttttttgcagacggtgaggcttaattggaatttaCCGTGTCATTTGAACGGTATGCCCCGTCTTTTTGTGAAGTTGAAGCGCCTCAAAAGCCATCTGAAGTGGTGGAATAAGAGTGTTTTTGGTGATCTTTTTGCCAAACTTGCTGAGGCGGAGCAGGCTGTCCGGATTGCTGAGGCAGATTGCGAGGCTGCTCCTTCGGATTTGCATTGGACTAGTTTGTCCAATTGCAATGCAGATCTTGCTAGGgttaccgccatggaggcggatttttggcggCAAAAAGCCGCTTGTAGGtggttagaggatggtgagaggaacaccaaactcttccaCAATATGGTCAAGAAAAAAAGGGTGGCTAATAAAATCTTTCGTATTTGGGATAATGGCTCTTGCATTACTTCCCCTGAGCTTATTCAGCAGTCTGGGGCCGCCTTTTTTCAAAACCTGCTTACTGGGGATCCTTTTGTGCTTTCTTGCCCGGATTTTTCTGATTTCCCCTTGGTGATCTCGGATTTGGAGAACGCAAATATTGCTGCCCCTCCTTCTTTGGAGGAG gatgtttttgatgcGGTCCTGGACTTCTTTCGGGGTAGTCCCTTGCCACAGGGgtttactgccaccacgatcACATTGATTCCCAAAGTCATGGGAGCTCAGGCTTGGTCGGACTTTCGTCCTATCAGCTTGTGTAATGTGACTAATAAGATAATTTCCAAACTTTTATATTCTCGGCTGAAGGAGGTGGCGGAGAGGCTGGTTTCGTGGAATCAGAGTGGCTTTGTTCCAGGGCGG ttaatatcaatggttcaCTCACTGGATTCTTTGGATCCACTAGGGGTCTCCGGCAGGGCGACCCTTTGTCCccacttcttttcattttgggggcagAGTACCTTTCGCGTGGTCTTGATCGTCTTTATCGTCAGTATCCTGCGATTCGGTTGTGATCTCCTTCTTTCCCAcctggcctatgctgatgatgtcattatttttgccaatggtgggacTCGTGAGATGAACAGTCTCATGGATTTTTTGCATCACTATGAAAACTGCTCGGGGCAGTTGGTGAATGCAGTTAAGAGTGTCAttattttgcctccgaggtgttCTGGTCGTACTCGTTCCCGTCTCCTTCGTATCACTGGGTTTGGGGAGGGTTGTTTTCCTATCAAATACCTCAGAGTTCCTTTGTTTCGTGGGAATAGAGTTTGCTCTCTTTTTGATCCCCTTGTGCAGATGGTGAGTAAGAAGTTGGAGGGTTGGGAGCTTAAAACTCTTTCCCCGGGGAGCCGTATGACTCTCCTTAGGAGTGTCCTCCTTTCGGTTCCCATTTACATGTTCCAGGTAGTCCAGCCACCTCTGGCAGTTATGGAGAGGCTTGAGAATGTTTTCAATGGTTTCCTGTGGGGATCCAGATCCTTGGataagaaatggcattgggcgaGGTGGTCTCGTGCATGTCTTCCTGTCTCTGAAGGGGGTCTTGGATTTCGCAGGCTCAAAGATATtgtggatagcttctccattAAATTATGGTTTCGTTTTCGTCAAGGTTCATCCCTATGGGCCAAATTCATGATGAGAAAATACTGCCAGTTGGTGCATCCAGCTTATGTTTCATCTGCTGGgttcatttctcccacttggcgtcGTTTGCTTAAGATTAGGGCTCGTGCTGAATCTGGCATTCGATGGAGAATTGGGGTGGGAGATGTTGCTTTTTGGGATGACATCTGGTGTGGGGATGTTCCCTTGTCTAGTCAGGTCCTGCTTAGGGGGGATCGGGGTGTCCGTGTTTCTCACTTTCTTTCAGATGGGGCTTGGGATTTTGACCTTCTCTGCTCAGTTGTCCCACCCTCTGTTGCTGAGACTATTACTCTGATCCCTATTGCATCGGGGGAGCCCGATTCGGCTATTTGGGTGCATAGTTCTGACGGTGTTTTTTCGCTGAAATCCGCATGGGAGCTTGTCCGCTTGAGAGACCAAGTTTCTGATATCTTCACTCCTTGCTGGGGCAGTTGGCTGAGGCCTACTATGTCTTTCTTCCTCTGgaggttttggcatcaatggCTTCCAGTTGACGATGTGCTCCAGCGTCGTGGTTTCGAGCTGGCGTCtaaatgtcagtgttgtgagatgCCTGAGACATTCACGCACATTTTCATTGATAGCCCTCTTGCCAGGTCTGTATGGCATTACTTTGGGGCTGTTTTTCATGTCCGTATTCCCCTTACCAGTGATTTCAGACTCTTCCTCAGTGCTTGGAAGAGGCATCCGGGGTGGACTCCTAGGGGCCACGTGAAGGAGTTTTTGCCTTTCATTGTTTTatggtttctctggacggctcgTAACGATGCGAAACACCGTCATTTGCACATTTCCGCGGAGACTGTTaagtctcagattttgtcttatttGCGCCTCGCTCACGCTGCGTCTACTGTTAAGCCCATGCACTGGCGGGGTGTTTTGCAGGCTGCGAGGGCTATGGGGATTTTTGTTCAGTTGCGTAGGGCTCGTAAACTGACGATTGTTCGTTGGTTGCGGCCGCCGTTCGGGTGTTTTAAATTGAATGttgatgggagttcgagaggtAGTCCTGGGGACTCTACTGTTGGTGGGGTTGTTCGTGACTCTTCTGGGCATGTGGTGGTTTCTTTCAGTGAGCTCATTGGAGTTGGGACCAAT ACACTTGCACATGATGTGTGTATTCTTGTTTGTTCTGAGTGGGTCTCTGCCCTATTTCTGTTGGTGCTTTCCTTTGGCACATTCATGGTTCCTGGAGGGCGTTTACTGCTGGTTCTCCTTGGCCGCCGTATCAGTTATTGTAGAGGTGTTTGCTGGATGTCATGGTGGATTCATGGGGTGCTTTCTAAAGGATCCTCTGCTTCTTATGACATGTTCGTCAGACTCCTACTTCATGGGATCGAGATCTCTGCTCTTTTGATTCAGATGCTAGATATCTTTTGTTCTGGCGGGATTGCGATCTATATACTACTCTGTGATCGCCATTATTGGACTCTCCAGGATGATAGCTCCGGGATGAGAGCTTTTGCATGGACTCTGCGATCATCTCGCCATTATCATTTTGTCTTCCTCAGCATGCGGTTCATAGCGCTTCTCCTTTTTTATTAG
- the LOC142534425 gene encoding uncharacterized protein LOC142534425, translated as MNFLIWNVRGLRSSESQQRLHAHVKDKRVKILAILEPMIDLDVRFMTRRFGFSRVISNSSGHIWVFFAEDVMVECLFDHTQFLHFRVSATFLPTTVFCSFVYAKCDYIERRQLWNSLLQVKPAQGPWLVGGDFNVVRNSSECLGSSVPVFASGPSSFRFQSMWLRHHGFLQTVRLNWNLPCHLNGMPRLFVKLKRLKSHLKWWNKSVFGDLFAKLAEAEQAVRIAEADCEAAPSDLHWTSLSNCNADLARVTAMEADFWR; from the exons atgaattttctcatatggaATGTCAGGGGGCTCCGGAGCTCGGAGTCTCAACAAAGGCTACATGCCCACGTTAAAGATAAGAGAGTCAAGATCTTGGCTATTTTGGAAcccatgattgatctggatGTTCGTTTTATGACTCGTCGTTTTGGTTTTTCTCGAGTTATATCGAACTCCTCGGGTCATATCTGGGTTTTCTTTGCGGAGGATGTCATGGTTGAGTGTCTTTTTGATCACACTCAATTCCTTCACTTCCGGGTTTCTGCTACTTTTTTGCCGACCACTGTCTTTTGTTCCTTTGTTTATGCTAAGTGTGACTACATTGAGCGCAGACAGCTTTGGAATTCTTTGCTTCAGGTTAAGCCTGCTCAGGGTCCTTGGCTTGTTGGTGGCGACTTTAATGTAGTCAGGAATTCGTCGGAGTGTTTGGGTTCTTCTG TCCCGGTCTTTGCTAGTGGGCCGAGTTCTTTTCGCTTTCAGAGCATGTGGCTcaggcaccatggttttttgcagacggtgaggcttaattggaatttaCCGTGTCATTTGAACGGTATGCCCCGTCTTTTTGTGAAGTTGAAGCGCCTCAAAAGCCATCTGAAGTGGTGGAATAAGAGTGTTTTTGGTGATCTTTTTGCCAAACTTGCTGAGGCGGAGCAGGCTGTCCGGATTGCTGAGGCAGATTGCGAGGCTGCTCCTTCGGATTTGCATTGGACTAGTTTGTCCAATTGCAATGCAGATCTTGCTAGGgttaccgccatggaggcggatttttggcggTAA